From a single Nitrospinota bacterium genomic region:
- a CDS encoding ExbD/TolR family protein, whose protein sequence is MPSDKKDTTTLSEINVTPLVDVFLVLMIIFMVTAPMLQQGVDVQLPRESAINIEAQERDIVTITKDKRIYLNNRRITLSDLSEKLKQKAVLDKGKEVFLRADKNVPYGFVVKVMANIKRAGIEKLGMVTEPAEG, encoded by the coding sequence ATGCCATCTGATAAAAAAGATACAACAACCCTTTCAGAAATTAATGTAACGCCCTTAGTTGATGTATTTTTGGTGTTAATGATTATCTTTATGGTTACAGCACCTATGCTCCAGCAGGGAGTTGATGTGCAATTGCCGAGAGAAAGCGCGATTAATATTGAGGCGCAAGAGAGAGATATCGTCACCATTACAAAAGATAAGAGGATCTACCTCAATAATAGAAGAATTACCCTCTCTGATTTATCAGAAAAGCTAAAACAAAAAGCGGTTTTAGATAAAGGAAAGGAGGTATTTTTAAGGGCTGATAAGAATGTTCCTTATGGTTTTGTTGTAAAGGTGATGGCGAACATAAAAAGGGCTGGGATTGAAAAGCTGGGGATGGTTACTGAACCAGCAGAAGGGTAA
- the tolQ gene encoding protein TolQ: protein MPQFSLVNIGGNFQGNVADMVMQSGPVAKFVLLVLLIFSIVSWTIIAQKYRILRKAKKESKKFFNIFTENLNLTTAFIESKNLRYSPVAKVFIAGYKEIRAQQKILKSLDSSQDQSKRLNYLSERISGLTRTLSKTIAEETANLERTLIFLATTGSTTPFIGLFGTVWGVMNAFRGIGMRGSTSIGVVAPGIAEALIATAAGLAVAIPAVIGYNYFVNRVRVLATEMNNFSSELIDLMEKNLIKT, encoded by the coding sequence ATGCCTCAATTTAGTCTTGTCAATATAGGTGGTAACTTTCAGGGAAATGTCGCTGATATGGTTATGCAATCTGGACCAGTAGCCAAGTTTGTCCTTTTAGTCCTTCTTATATTTTCTATTGTTTCGTGGACTATTATAGCCCAAAAATATCGAATCTTAAGAAAAGCAAAAAAAGAATCCAAGAAATTCTTCAATATATTTACAGAAAACTTAAACCTCACCACAGCATTTATTGAAAGTAAAAACTTAAGATACAGTCCTGTTGCAAAGGTTTTTATTGCAGGATATAAAGAAATAAGGGCACAACAAAAAATCTTAAAATCCCTTGACTCTTCTCAGGACCAATCTAAAAGATTAAATTATCTGTCAGAAAGGATTAGTGGATTAACCAGAACCCTATCAAAAACAATTGCTGAAGAAACGGCAAATTTAGAAAGGACCTTAATTTTCCTTGCTACAACAGGGAGTACGACACCGTTCATTGGTCTTTTTGGAACCGTTTGGGGTGTTATGAATGCTTTTAGAGGTATAGGAATGAGAGGCTCTACAAGTATTGGGGTTGTAGCTCCTGGTATTGCAGAGGCACTTATTGCTACTGCGGCAGGGCTTGCTGTAGCTATCCCTGCAGTGATTGGTTATAACTATTTTGTAAATAGGGTAAGAGTGTTAGCAACGGAGATGAATAATTTCTCATCAGAATTGATTGACCTAATGGAAAAGAATTTAATTAAAACATAA
- the alaS gene encoding alanine--tRNA ligase: MKSHEIRQKFLEFFESNGHKIVPSSSLVPKDDPTLLFTNAGMVQFKNVFIGVEKRDYKRAASSQKCVRAGGKHNDLETVGKTARHHTFFEMLGNFSFGDYFKKEAIKFAWEFLTDILALPKEKLWVTIYKNDDEAFNIWNKEMGVEKKRIVRLGEKDNFWAMGEIGPCGPCSEIIIDQGEEVGCKRPQCNVECECDRYVELWNLVFTQYNKNSDGKLTPLPKPNIDTGMGLERLAAVVQGVKSNFDTDLLRPIIQSIESLSKKEYGIKKELDISFRVISDHIRAIVFLLCDGVLPSNEGRGYVLRRIIRRAVRHGKLLGIDKPFLNDLEKKVLDIMKKPYPELLDAKDYVIRVTLNEEETFATTLEYGTNMLEKIIDDAKSKKRSVISGADIFKLYDTYGFPVDLTKDIAEENGLSLDEDGFKKEMEKQRKRARDFWKGSGEKEISPLYNQLSNNLKNTEFVGYDVLETDSKILAIIKGEKTVETAKEGDNVEIVLNKTPFYGEAGGQVGDTGKLYNEEVNVEITDTKIPVPGLSIHRGRVKKGSLKKADIVTAKIDKERRQATALNHSATHILQAVLREVLGEHVKQSGSLVAPDRLRFDYTHFSKLTKKEIDRIEKLVNEKIISNSKVEKKILPLNEALNEGAIALFGEKYGEEVRVVKTGDLSTELCGGTHINATGEIGLFKIISEGGIASGVRRIEAVTGLGAYEYIKREEEVLHEIEEILKAKPFEESQKVKRLAEYSKELEKEVRTLKERLTKGEAFDLESKIKLVDGIKVLATKVEPLDIPALRNFLDNCKERIRSGVVVIATITDNKVVILTGVTKDLISRLNAGRIINDVAAIVGGKGGGRPDMAQAGGKDPSKLKDALNSVHKIVKKHLSLNKNN, from the coding sequence ATGAAATCTCACGAGATAAGACAGAAATTTTTAGAATTTTTTGAATCCAATGGTCACAAAATTGTCCCCAGCTCTTCGTTAGTCCCTAAGGATGATCCTACACTCCTTTTTACGAATGCTGGCATGGTCCAATTCAAGAATGTCTTTATTGGTGTAGAAAAAAGGGATTATAAAAGAGCTGCTTCTTCTCAAAAGTGTGTAAGAGCCGGTGGAAAGCATAACGATCTTGAGACGGTTGGTAAGACTGCCCGTCATCATACCTTCTTTGAAATGTTAGGGAACTTTTCCTTTGGGGATTATTTCAAAAAGGAAGCCATTAAATTCGCATGGGAGTTCTTAACCGATATCTTAGCCCTCCCAAAAGAAAAACTCTGGGTTACGATATATAAAAATGATGATGAGGCCTTCAATATCTGGAATAAAGAGATGGGGGTTGAAAAAAAGCGCATTGTAAGACTTGGAGAAAAGGACAATTTTTGGGCTATGGGTGAAATCGGTCCATGTGGGCCATGCTCAGAGATCATTATTGATCAGGGAGAGGAGGTTGGGTGTAAAAGGCCTCAATGTAACGTTGAATGTGAATGCGATCGATATGTTGAATTGTGGAACCTTGTCTTTACACAGTATAATAAAAATAGTGATGGTAAACTCACTCCCCTTCCTAAACCCAATATAGATACAGGCATGGGTCTGGAGAGACTTGCTGCTGTCGTTCAAGGTGTAAAGAGCAATTTTGATACTGATTTACTCCGACCCATTATTCAATCCATAGAATCATTGTCAAAAAAAGAATATGGGATAAAAAAAGAACTCGATATCTCTTTCAGAGTTATTTCTGACCACATACGAGCAATCGTTTTTCTTCTTTGTGACGGTGTACTCCCTTCTAATGAGGGAAGAGGTTATGTCCTAAGAAGGATTATAAGAAGGGCTGTTCGCCATGGAAAACTTCTGGGAATAGATAAACCTTTTTTGAATGACCTAGAAAAGAAGGTCTTGGATATTATGAAAAAACCATATCCAGAACTTTTGGATGCAAAAGACTATGTGATTCGTGTAACCCTAAATGAAGAAGAGACATTTGCAACCACCCTTGAATACGGTACCAATATGCTGGAAAAGATTATTGATGATGCGAAGTCCAAGAAAAGATCAGTGATATCTGGAGCTGATATATTTAAGCTTTATGATACCTATGGTTTTCCTGTGGATTTAACAAAAGACATTGCCGAAGAAAACGGCCTTTCTCTTGATGAAGATGGTTTTAAAAAAGAAATGGAAAAGCAGCGTAAGCGGGCCAGGGATTTCTGGAAGGGCTCGGGAGAAAAAGAGATCAGCCCTTTGTATAACCAGCTAAGCAATAATTTAAAAAATACGGAATTTGTCGGATATGACGTTTTGGAGACAGATTCAAAGATACTGGCAATTATAAAAGGAGAAAAAACTGTTGAAACTGCTAAAGAGGGAGACAATGTTGAAATCGTTCTCAATAAGACCCCCTTTTATGGAGAGGCAGGAGGGCAGGTAGGTGATACAGGGAAATTATACAATGAAGAAGTCAATGTTGAAATAACGGATACAAAAATTCCCGTACCCGGACTCTCTATTCATAGAGGCCGTGTTAAAAAAGGAAGCTTAAAAAAAGCGGATATTGTTACAGCCAAAATTGATAAAGAAAGGCGTCAGGCCACTGCTCTCAATCATTCCGCAACCCATATATTACAGGCTGTCCTTCGGGAAGTCCTCGGAGAGCATGTAAAACAATCCGGCTCCCTTGTCGCTCCTGATCGTTTGAGATTTGACTATACCCATTTCTCAAAGTTAACCAAAAAAGAGATTGACAGGATTGAAAAGCTTGTCAATGAAAAGATTATAAGCAATTCAAAAGTTGAAAAGAAAATTTTGCCACTGAACGAGGCCTTAAATGAGGGAGCCATTGCATTATTTGGAGAAAAATATGGAGAAGAAGTAAGGGTAGTAAAAACCGGCGACTTGAGCACTGAATTATGTGGAGGAACTCATATTAATGCCACCGGAGAGATCGGACTATTTAAGATCATCAGTGAGGGTGGTATTGCTTCTGGTGTGCGAAGAATAGAAGCCGTAACAGGCCTGGGAGCCTATGAATATATCAAAAGAGAAGAAGAAGTCCTCCATGAGATTGAAGAGATTCTGAAGGCAAAACCTTTTGAGGAATCACAAAAGGTCAAAAGGCTGGCTGAGTATTCAAAAGAGCTTGAAAAAGAGGTGAGAACCTTAAAAGAGAGATTAACCAAAGGTGAGGCTTTTGACCTTGAATCTAAGATCAAGCTCGTTGATGGTATAAAGGTATTGGCAACTAAAGTAGAACCATTAGATATACCAGCCTTAAGAAATTTCCTTGATAACTGTAAAGAGAGAATAAGATCAGGAGTTGTTGTGATCGCAACGATAACGGATAATAAGGTTGTTATCCTTACAGGAGTTACAAAAGACCTGATATCTCGCTTGAATGCCGGGCGTATTATCAATGATGTAGCTGCTATTGTCGGTGGAAAGGGTGGAGGAAGACCTGATATGGCCCAAGCTGGTGGTAAAGACCCTAGTAAATTAAAAGATGCGTTAAACAGTGTCCATAAAATCGTTAAGAAACATCTCAGTCTTAACAAAAATAACTAA
- a CDS encoding HAD-IIIA family hydrolase, translating into MNEERAKKIKLFIMDVDGVLTDGRIIYGDDGTEYKSFDVRDGHAIKLAKRAGLKIAIISGRSSDIILRRVKELGIDLLYQDVHDKIEVYEKILKENNLKDEEVAYIGDDLVDLPVLRRVGLSIAVEDAIPQVKEEVSLITKSPGGRGAVREAIEFILISKGLWEDVIKKYY; encoded by the coding sequence ATGAATGAAGAAAGGGCAAAAAAGATAAAGCTTTTTATCATGGATGTTGATGGTGTACTAACGGATGGGAGAATTATCTATGGTGATGATGGGACAGAGTATAAATCCTTTGATGTGAGAGATGGCCATGCAATAAAATTAGCGAAGAGGGCTGGACTTAAGATAGCAATCATTTCAGGAAGGAGTTCTGACATCATTTTAAGGAGGGTAAAAGAACTAGGGATTGACCTTCTCTATCAAGATGTCCACGATAAAATTGAGGTTTATGAAAAAATCTTAAAAGAGAACAATCTAAAAGATGAGGAGGTTGCGTATATAGGAGATGACCTTGTTGATTTGCCTGTCTTAAGAAGGGTGGGTTTATCTATTGCTGTAGAAGATGCGATTCCTCAAGTTAAGGAGGAGGTTTCACTGATAACAAAAAGCCCTGGAGGACGCGGAGCGGTTAGAGAAGCGATAGAATTTATCCTTATTTCAAAAGGGCTTTGGGAAGATGTTATAAAAAAATATTATTAA